In Xenorhabdus nematophila ATCC 19061, one DNA window encodes the following:
- the tesB gene encoding acyl-CoA thioesterase II — protein sequence MSQALQNLINLIHLEKIEEGIYRGQSEDLGFPQVFGGQVIGQALYAAKQTVADDRMVHSFHSYFLRPGDSHKPIVYDVEILRDGRSFSARRISAIQHGKPIFYMTASFQGYEESFEHQNTMPIVPPPEEFASQEEIVKKMADSLPDKLYKAFSTPPLEMKLVKSDKLPNHSPKEAVRYVWFRSNGKMPEDPFIHHCLLGYASDFNFLPTSLLPHGVRFMGHNMQIATIDHSMWYHRPFNMDDWLLYAIKSPSASGARGFVHGHIYNCEGILIASAVQEGVIRKL from the coding sequence ATGAGCCAGGCATTGCAAAATTTAATAAACCTTATACATCTGGAAAAAATAGAAGAAGGAATTTATAGAGGACAAAGTGAAGATTTAGGATTTCCTCAAGTTTTTGGCGGTCAAGTGATAGGTCAGGCTCTATATGCAGCAAAACAAACTGTTGCAGATGATCGAATGGTTCATTCCTTCCACAGCTATTTTCTACGTCCTGGTGATAGCCATAAACCCATAGTTTATGACGTTGAAATATTGCGGGATGGGAGAAGTTTCAGTGCTCGTCGAATCAGTGCAATACAACATGGTAAACCTATTTTCTACATGACAGCCTCTTTTCAAGGTTATGAAGAAAGTTTTGAGCATCAAAATACCATGCCAATAGTTCCACCACCAGAAGAGTTTGCGTCCCAAGAAGAAATAGTAAAAAAAATGGCTGACTCACTCCCTGACAAATTATACAAGGCTTTTTCTACACCACCTCTGGAAATGAAACTGGTTAAATCCGACAAATTACCTAATCATTCGCCAAAAGAAGCCGTGCGTTATGTTTGGTTTCGCAGTAATGGAAAAATGCCAGAAGACCCGTTCATACACCACTGTTTGCTGGGCTATGCTTCAGATTTTAATTTCCTGCCTACATCCTTATTACCCCATGGGGTAAGATTTATGGGGCATAACATGCAGATAGCCACCATTGACCATTCAATGTGGTATCATCGCCCTTTCAATATGGACGACTGGCTACTTTATGCAATCAAGAGTCCATCAGCATCAGGCGCACGTGGTTTTGTTCATGGGCATATCTATAATTGTGAAGGAATACTTATTGCTTCTGCTGTTCAAGAAGGCGTCATTCGTAAGCTGTAA
- the amtB gene encoding ammonium transporter AmtB produces MKKQFLSIIVGSLAGLPSFAFAVENVLDKADTVFMLVNTVLVLFMTIPGIALFYGGLLRRKNVLSLMSQIIVSFSLVCVLWIIYGYSMTFEEGNRFWGGLNQVMLKNISITDLNGSFYQLIHVVFQGAFACITVALVVGALCERIRFSALLIFSVLWMTASYIPMAHMVWGGGWFAKDGALDFAGGTVVHINAAAAGLVGAYLLGKRSGFGREAFKPHNLPMTFIGTAILYIGWFGFNVGSAGAVNAVSALAFVNTVAATAGAVLSWVFAEWLFREKPSLLGACSGCISGLVVITPAAATVGIGGALIMGIIAGLAGLWGVVILKRWLRVDDVCDVFGVHGVCGIVGCLLTSIFTARTLGGTGFTGGMTMLRQLEVQVISILVCIVWSSVAAYISFKIADKLVGLRISVESEREGLDITSHGESAYN; encoded by the coding sequence GTTGGCTCTTTAGCTGGCTTACCTTCCTTCGCCTTTGCTGTGGAAAATGTACTTGATAAGGCTGATACAGTATTTATGTTAGTAAATACAGTGCTTGTGCTTTTTATGACGATCCCTGGAATTGCTTTATTTTATGGTGGATTGCTGCGCCGTAAAAATGTTTTGTCATTGATGTCGCAGATAATTGTGAGCTTTTCATTGGTCTGTGTGCTTTGGATTATTTACGGGTATAGCATGACTTTTGAGGAAGGCAACCGTTTTTGGGGTGGATTAAATCAAGTCATGCTAAAAAATATATCCATCACTGATTTGAATGGCAGTTTCTACCAATTAATTCATGTTGTTTTTCAAGGTGCGTTTGCCTGTATCACTGTTGCTTTAGTTGTGGGAGCCCTGTGCGAAAGAATACGCTTTTCAGCATTATTGATTTTTAGCGTGTTATGGATGACGGCATCTTACATTCCGATGGCACATATGGTGTGGGGCGGAGGTTGGTTTGCAAAAGATGGCGCTTTGGATTTTGCCGGAGGAACGGTTGTTCATATTAATGCGGCAGCGGCAGGATTGGTTGGTGCTTACTTACTTGGAAAACGGTCAGGGTTTGGAAGGGAAGCTTTTAAACCTCATAACTTACCCATGACTTTTATTGGCACAGCAATCCTTTATATTGGCTGGTTTGGTTTTAATGTAGGTTCTGCTGGTGCAGTAAATGCTGTTTCGGCTCTGGCTTTTGTGAATACAGTGGCAGCAACGGCAGGAGCCGTATTGTCATGGGTCTTTGCTGAATGGTTGTTTCGTGAGAAGCCTTCGCTTTTAGGTGCGTGTTCTGGATGTATTTCGGGTTTGGTAGTCATTACTCCGGCAGCAGCAACGGTTGGTATTGGTGGTGCTCTGATAATGGGGATTATCGCTGGTTTGGCTGGTTTATGGGGTGTTGTCATATTGAAACGGTGGCTACGTGTTGATGATGTCTGTGATGTTTTTGGTGTGCATGGTGTGTGTGGAATAGTAGGTTGTTTATTGACAAGTATTTTTACTGCCAGGACCTTAGGTGGGACAGGGTTTACTGGGGGAATGACTATGTTAAGGCAACTTGAGGTGCAGGTTATTAGTATATTGGTCTGTATTGTTTGGTCATCAGTAGCTGCTTATATTTCATTCAAGATAGCCGATAAACTTGTTGGATTACGCATTAGCGTTGAATCAGAAAGGGAAGGGCTGGATATTACTTCACATGGTGAAAGCGCTTATAACTGA